In Amphiura filiformis chromosome 2, Afil_fr2py, whole genome shotgun sequence, one DNA window encodes the following:
- the LOC140141309 gene encoding melatonin receptor type 1A-like yields the protein MTTLNNANDDEPPLNPTDTTAYLICKIVLLIIGACGNILLITSVLTVKKLRTLDHAFVFNLVVADSLALVLLDVLGIIGIIADEGHSPLAIDSRICKAVSFFCLSACICSVWSVASCGLYIYMRVCHKALFDVFFTPQIVTVMIFWLWTLCPMIVLPSMMGWGTHGFDSRLMHCTYDPYMSLSFTYFMLTLGAWAPMSITIYCLGRTVSELRNQAVDVNPPHAPTIHVVITGDSDSPPPPPPLNISTRGNINTMRSVMSVSFYIAIAWVTMSTIWIHGGRKQLGDVQFVFSMVLAHSPCCFNGLIYALTNEDFREAYWKSLTFCRRCGEDDDHEGPSDEGVAIAHVQPELNSPTGTSSRRPVVWPTLPSDGAVLHQSPQLLNTFPDGENDGSVYTRHSSIAEVD from the exons ATGACTACTCTAAACAACGCTAATGATGACGAGCCTCCACTGAACCCTACTGACACTACCGCGTATTTAATCTGTAAAATTGTGTTACTGATCATCGGTGCGTGCGGTAATATCTTACTTATAACATCTGTTCTGACGGTAAAAAAGTTACGAACTCTGGATCATGCTTTTGTTTTTAACTTAGTGGTCGCAGATAGTCTTGCGTTGGTTCTCCTAGATGTACTAGGAATCATTGGTATTATCGCTGATGAGGGACATAGTCCGTTAGCGATCGATTCGCGTATCTGTAAAGCGGTATCGTTCTTCTGTTTATCGGCCTGCATTTGCTCCGTTTGGAGCGTAGCCTCGTGTGGGTTATACATCTATATGCGGGTGTGCCACAAGGCTCTATTTGATGTCTTCTTTACACCACAGATAGTCACTGTTATGATATTCTGGCTATGGACACTATGCCCTATGATCGTGTTACCGTCGATGATGGGCTGGGGAACTCACGGGTTCGATTCTCGTCTGATGCATTGTACGTACGACCCTTATATGTCATTAAGTTTTACCTATTTCATGCTGACGTTGGGGGCATGGGCACCAATGTCCATCACGATATATTGTTTGGGTCGCACTGTGTCAGAGCTTCGCAATCAGGCTGTTGATGTGAATCCACCACACGCACCCACTATACATGTGGTGATTACTGGGGATTCGGACTCGCCACCTCCTCCACCACCGCTTAACATCTCAACACGTGGTAACATAAATACTATGCGCTCGGTGATGTCCGTTTCTTTTTACATAGCGATTGCATGGGTTACAATGAGTACGATTTGGATCCACGGTGGGCGGAAGCAGTTAGGTGATGTGCAGTTTGTTTTCAGCATGGTTTTAGCCCATTCGCCGTGTTGTTTTAATGGCTTAATCTACGCACTGACAAATGAAGATTTCCGTGAGGCCTACTGGAAGTCATTGACATTTTGTCGCCGATGTGGCGAAGATGATGATCATGAAGGACCAAGTGATGAAGGAGTGGCTATTGCGCATGTGCAGCCAG AGCTGAATTCCCCGACGGGTACCTCATCTAGACGTCCTGTTGTTTGGCCTACTCTTCCCAGTGATGGCGCTGTTTTACACCAATCTCCGCAACTCCTGAATACCTTTCCAGATGGCGAAAACGACGGTTCTGTTTACACTAGACATAGCAGCATAGCTGAAGTAGATTAA